Proteins from a single region of Stigmatella erecta:
- a CDS encoding LysR family transcriptional regulator — MLLLVEVVATGGLTAAAERLGLRKSTVSRRLASLEARLGTRLLERNTRRLRLTEAGRAYHAHCARLVAEAREVNKALSEAGGTPQGTLRLATLSLLGELLTPLIAEFLLRQPRMRVEVSLAQAHVDLIAEEYDLALRTGPLVDSSLVVRRLGLLKTGCYASPAYLRHRGTPRSAEELRRHDCVLLAEPGTNEVWFFGEGPEARTLPVEGRIRVPSLRAGQSAARAGLGVVRLPASLVADDVRTGLLVPVLADETPPGLPVFAVYPSRSQLSRKVRAFLELLSEHSAALPWEVEGLLAEQ, encoded by the coding sequence ATGCTCCTGCTCGTCGAGGTGGTGGCCACCGGAGGCCTCACCGCCGCGGCGGAGCGGCTGGGCCTGCGCAAGTCCACGGTGAGCCGCCGGCTGGCCTCCCTCGAGGCCCGGCTGGGCACACGGCTGCTGGAGCGCAACACCCGCCGGTTGAGGCTCACCGAGGCCGGGCGCGCCTACCACGCGCACTGCGCGCGCCTCGTCGCCGAGGCCCGGGAGGTGAACAAGGCCCTGAGCGAGGCCGGTGGGACGCCTCAGGGCACGCTGCGCCTCGCCACCCTCTCGCTGCTGGGCGAGCTGCTCACCCCGCTCATCGCCGAGTTCCTCCTGCGCCAGCCCCGCATGCGCGTGGAGGTGTCGCTGGCCCAGGCCCACGTGGACCTCATCGCGGAGGAGTACGACTTGGCCCTGCGCACCGGTCCCCTCGTGGACTCCAGCCTCGTGGTGCGCCGGCTGGGGCTCCTGAAGACGGGGTGTTACGCCAGCCCGGCCTACCTTCGGCACCGGGGCACACCTCGCTCCGCCGAGGAGCTGCGGCGGCACGACTGCGTCCTGCTGGCCGAGCCGGGCACGAATGAAGTCTGGTTCTTCGGAGAGGGCCCGGAGGCCCGGACCCTTCCCGTGGAGGGCCGGATCCGGGTCCCCAGCCTCCGGGCCGGTCAGAGCGCGGCCCGCGCGGGGCTAGGCGTGGTGCGGCTCCCGGCCTCGCTCGTCGCGGACGATGTGCGGACAGGACTGCTCGTTCCCGTCCTGGCGGACGAGACGCCCCCGGGCCTCCCGGTCTTCGCCGTCTACCCCAGCCGCTCCCAGCTCTCCCGCAAGGTGCGCGCCTTCCTCGAGCTGCTCTCGGAGCACAGCGCCGCGCTCCCCTGGGAGGTGGAGGGGCTCCTCGCGGAACAGTGA
- a CDS encoding PhoX family protein: MQSQKSKWGSRALRARWGALAVLGLVACTGDTGPAGPSGPEGPSGPPGMPGTPGTPGAVRSLSFTPINVAVTPEQKRSVYASPKAQVNGQEVAIQYETVLRTGKALTGHVFGRMVQKDGSPVKNTDGSEFISPSNDFSALIQKDNKIFELTQFETTPAAMYLSELSQDSNGKLTAISTRPIDFSGVEGYWTPCAGSVSPWNTNLSSEEYPADARLFETATSVSALPSADRSMLRYWGLDPTTATIEQAKAVYSPYRYGYVIEVSVDGSGTTTVAKHYAAGRRALELAYVMPDRRTAYLSDDGVNDGFNMFVAAREGDLSEGRLYAARWFQTSPADQGAGRADLYWIPLGPSATNAQVKALIDGGIQFSHIFETEPQSANGTCPNAASGFRSINTETGRECLRLKPGQELAASRLETRRYAAYVGATTEFRKTEGITYNPTNHRLYVSFSELNNGMIHDPTNRDLGGPNHVRLARNDCGAVYEMVISPNTEIGSDYVAESTSALVEGVWLGSPGSSYYPETSPYHDPTYTYVDSAGAIKTSPANVCSVSHIANPDNLSFINGYDTLLIGEDTVNGHQNDMVWAYNLTTRELTRIFSAPYGSETTGVYFYPDINGYAYIKTQVQHPYGESDTDKVGSDTSVTHSYTGYIGPFPAMN, from the coding sequence ATGCAATCGCAGAAGTCGAAGTGGGGGAGCCGTGCGCTGCGCGCCCGGTGGGGGGCTTTGGCTGTGCTGGGGCTGGTCGCGTGTACGGGAGACACGGGGCCGGCGGGGCCGTCGGGTCCGGAAGGCCCCTCGGGGCCTCCGGGAATGCCCGGGACGCCGGGCACGCCGGGTGCGGTCCGGTCGCTGAGCTTCACGCCCATCAACGTCGCGGTCACCCCGGAGCAGAAGCGCTCGGTCTACGCCAGCCCGAAGGCGCAGGTGAATGGCCAGGAGGTGGCCATTCAGTACGAGACCGTGCTGCGCACGGGCAAGGCCCTGACCGGGCACGTGTTCGGGCGGATGGTCCAGAAGGACGGCAGCCCGGTGAAGAACACGGACGGCTCGGAGTTCATCTCTCCGTCCAATGACTTCTCGGCGCTCATCCAGAAGGACAACAAGATCTTCGAGCTCACCCAGTTCGAGACCACCCCCGCGGCGATGTACCTGTCCGAGCTGAGCCAGGACTCCAACGGCAAGCTCACGGCCATCAGCACCCGGCCCATCGACTTCTCGGGCGTGGAGGGGTACTGGACGCCGTGCGCGGGCAGCGTGTCGCCCTGGAACACGAACCTCTCCAGCGAGGAGTATCCGGCGGATGCGCGGCTCTTCGAGACCGCCACGTCGGTGAGCGCGCTGCCCTCTGCGGACCGCTCCATGCTCCGCTACTGGGGGCTGGATCCCACCACGGCCACCATCGAGCAGGCCAAGGCGGTCTACTCGCCGTACCGGTACGGCTACGTGATCGAGGTCTCCGTCGATGGCTCGGGCACCACCACCGTGGCGAAGCACTACGCCGCGGGCCGCCGCGCGCTGGAGCTGGCCTATGTGATGCCGGACCGCCGGACGGCCTACCTGAGCGACGATGGCGTCAACGACGGCTTCAACATGTTCGTGGCGGCGCGGGAAGGCGACCTGTCCGAGGGCCGGCTCTACGCGGCACGCTGGTTCCAGACCAGTCCGGCGGATCAGGGCGCGGGCCGTGCGGACCTGTACTGGATTCCGCTGGGACCCAGCGCGACGAACGCCCAGGTGAAGGCGTTGATCGACGGCGGCATCCAGTTCTCCCACATCTTCGAGACGGAGCCCCAGTCCGCGAACGGCACGTGCCCGAACGCGGCCTCGGGCTTCCGGTCCATCAACACCGAGACGGGCCGCGAGTGCCTGCGGCTGAAGCCGGGCCAGGAGCTGGCGGCCTCCCGCCTGGAGACCCGCCGTTACGCGGCCTACGTGGGCGCCACCACCGAGTTCCGCAAGACCGAGGGCATCACCTACAACCCCACCAACCACCGGCTCTACGTCTCCTTCAGCGAGCTGAACAACGGGATGATCCACGATCCCACGAACCGGGACCTGGGCGGCCCCAACCACGTCCGGCTGGCCCGCAATGACTGCGGCGCGGTCTACGAGATGGTCATCTCGCCCAACACGGAGATCGGCAGTGACTACGTGGCCGAGTCCACCTCGGCGCTGGTCGAGGGCGTGTGGCTGGGCTCGCCGGGCAGCAGCTACTACCCGGAGACCAGCCCCTACCACGACCCGACGTACACCTACGTGGACAGCGCGGGCGCCATCAAGACGTCCCCCGCGAACGTGTGCAGCGTGAGCCACATCGCCAACCCGGACAACCTGTCCTTCATCAATGGCTACGACACGCTGCTCATCGGCGAGGACACCGTGAACGGCCACCAGAACGACATGGTGTGGGCCTACAACCTCACCACGCGGGAGCTGACCCGGATCTTCTCCGCGCCCTACGGCTCGGAGACGACGGGCGTGTACTTCTACCCGGACATCAACGGGTACGCGTACATCAAGACCCAGGTGCAGCACCCCTACGGGGAATCCGACACCGACAAGGTGGGTTCGGACACCAGCGTAACGCACTCGTACACGGGGTACATCGGTCCGTTCCCCGCGATGAACTGA
- a CDS encoding Gfo/Idh/MocA family protein: MSRPHAPIRHVALIGLGWHARRVYYPWLEEAALQGRVHLSAAVDLHGNSEAVRSYLAQRRVAPGRLLFTEPARPSAPLPEALLGQLAGLRAAGQLDGVIISTEPRAHQRYVMWALENGVHVLLDKPITAPASAASAAEIAQTLWSDFEDIARALAASPARLVVQAQRRMHAGYRFIQRYLEDFIGEYGVPVSFLDVYHADGMWVMPDEWDREHHPYKHGTGKLLHSGYHFVDLCSWLLESSARVNPAPSELEFQVQTFEPKDFLALLDGRYARLFGPEQVPPPVPSVAHYGEMDLTLMGRVLTREAVQTLVSLQLLQNSFSRRGSPAPASDPYKGAGRVRHERLNLQVGPLLNLQVHSYQAYETRDSRTPLPYGPGHLDHFDVHVFRNADAVGGMPFEKLEFGKAAQPHGHNEQARLALLEAFLDGRPSGSELEDHRRTNLWLSRIYQAIHGQRTGDQATGRMPWSGPTARSTRSP, translated from the coding sequence GTGAGCCGTCCTCACGCGCCCATCCGCCACGTCGCGCTCATTGGCCTCGGCTGGCATGCCCGCCGTGTCTATTACCCGTGGCTCGAAGAGGCCGCGCTCCAAGGGCGCGTGCACCTCAGCGCGGCCGTGGATCTCCACGGCAACAGCGAGGCCGTGCGCAGCTACCTCGCCCAGCGGCGGGTGGCTCCCGGCCGGCTCCTCTTCACCGAGCCCGCCCGCCCCTCGGCCCCGTTGCCCGAAGCGCTCCTCGGGCAGCTCGCTGGACTTCGGGCCGCCGGGCAGCTGGACGGCGTCATCATCTCCACCGAGCCGCGCGCCCATCAGCGCTACGTGATGTGGGCCCTGGAGAACGGCGTCCACGTGCTGCTCGACAAGCCCATCACCGCCCCGGCCTCCGCCGCGAGCGCCGCGGAGATCGCTCAGACGCTCTGGAGCGACTTCGAGGACATCGCCCGGGCCCTGGCCGCCTCCCCCGCCCGCCTCGTGGTGCAGGCCCAGCGCCGCATGCACGCGGGCTACCGCTTCATCCAGCGCTACCTGGAGGACTTCATCGGCGAGTACGGGGTGCCGGTGTCCTTCCTGGACGTCTACCACGCGGACGGCATGTGGGTGATGCCCGACGAGTGGGACCGCGAGCACCACCCCTACAAGCACGGCACCGGCAAGCTGCTGCACTCGGGCTACCACTTCGTGGATCTGTGCTCCTGGCTGCTGGAGTCCTCCGCGCGCGTGAACCCCGCCCCCAGCGAGCTGGAGTTCCAGGTGCAGACCTTCGAGCCCAAGGACTTCCTGGCCCTCCTGGACGGCCGTTACGCGCGCCTGTTCGGCCCGGAGCAGGTCCCCCCCCCGGTGCCCTCCGTGGCTCACTACGGGGAGATGGACCTCACCCTCATGGGCCGCGTCCTCACCCGCGAGGCCGTGCAGACCCTGGTCTCTCTCCAGCTCCTCCAAAACTCCTTCTCGCGCCGCGGCTCCCCCGCTCCCGCTTCGGACCCCTATAAAGGTGCGGGGCGCGTGCGCCACGAGCGCCTGAACCTCCAGGTGGGGCCGCTGCTCAACCTCCAGGTCCACTCCTACCAGGCCTACGAGACACGGGACTCCCGCACGCCGCTGCCCTATGGGCCGGGCCACCTGGACCACTTCGATGTCCACGTGTTCCGCAACGCGGATGCCGTCGGGGGCATGCCCTTCGAGAAGCTCGAGTTCGGCAAGGCCGCCCAGCCGCACGGCCACAACGAACAGGCGCGCCTGGCGCTGCTGGAGGCCTTCCTCGACGGGCGGCCCAGTGGCTCCGAGCTGGAAGACCACCGGCGCACCAACCTCTGGCTGTCGCGCATCTACCAGGCCATCCACGGCCAGCGGACCGGGGACCAAGCCACGGGCCGCATGCCCTGGAGCGGACCTACCGCGCGGTCCACCCGCAGTCCATGA
- a CDS encoding regulatory protein RecX: MDEPKDGPRGKAAGARKQPRKVSPRYLENAALHYLKRYAATVSQLKRVLLRRVENSLRFHGGDRAQALGWVDELVQKLIRNGLINDQAYAETKAHALRASGRSARVIAQKLRMKGVSEDVVADKLAQATAEVSEEAAARIWARKKRLGPFRRDPASRKENRMRDLAAMARAGFSFSTAKKIIDGTAE, encoded by the coding sequence ATGGATGAGCCAAAGGATGGACCACGGGGAAAAGCCGCCGGGGCGCGAAAGCAGCCCCGGAAGGTGTCCCCGCGCTATCTCGAAAATGCCGCGCTGCACTACCTGAAGCGGTACGCGGCAACGGTCAGCCAGCTCAAGCGGGTGCTCCTGCGCCGGGTGGAAAACTCCCTGCGGTTCCACGGCGGTGACCGGGCCCAGGCGCTCGGCTGGGTGGACGAGCTCGTGCAGAAGCTCATCCGCAACGGGCTGATCAACGACCAGGCCTACGCCGAGACAAAAGCCCATGCCCTCCGGGCCTCGGGGCGCAGCGCCCGGGTGATTGCCCAGAAGCTGCGGATGAAGGGGGTCTCCGAGGACGTCGTCGCGGACAAGCTGGCCCAGGCGACGGCGGAGGTGTCCGAAGAGGCGGCCGCCCGCATCTGGGCGCGAAAGAAGCGCCTGGGCCCCTTCCGGCGGGACCCTGCCTCCCGGAAGGAGAACCGGATGAGGGATCTCGCCGCGATGGCGAGGGCCGGCTTCTCGTTCTCGACGGCGAAGAAGATCATCGACGGAACCGCCGAGTAG
- the trxA gene encoding thioredoxin has protein sequence MAGAVIEVGDAEFRKEVLESQHPVLMDFTAAWCPPCRVIAPLLEALATEHQGRLKVAKLDVDAHQETARMYGIRSLPTLLLFKEGKVVKQITGAVPRAKLDEALRPLL, from the coding sequence ATGGCAGGAGCGGTCATCGAGGTGGGGGATGCGGAGTTCCGGAAAGAAGTACTCGAATCGCAGCATCCCGTGTTGATGGATTTCACTGCGGCGTGGTGTCCTCCCTGCCGCGTCATCGCCCCCCTGCTCGAAGCGCTGGCCACCGAGCACCAGGGCCGGTTGAAGGTCGCTAAGCTGGACGTCGATGCGCACCAGGAGACGGCCCGGATGTATGGCATCCGCTCGCTGCCCACCCTGCTCCTCTTCAAGGAGGGCAAGGTGGTGAAGCAGATCACCGGCGCGGTGCCGCGGGCGAAGCTCGACGAGGCCCTCCGCCCGCTGCTCTGA
- a CDS encoding 3-hydroxybutyrate dehydrogenase — MGEMSQKCAVVTGAANGIGLAVAQALSAQGARVLMADLDAERGQAAARDLPGALFQRTDIASREDCQALMARAKQEWGRVDILVNNAGLQHVSPVEDFPEDKWEHLLRIMLIGPFLLTKYALPLMYAQRWGRIINMSSLHGLVASPYKSAYVSAKHGLMGLTKTVALEAADKGVTVNAVCPSYVRTPLVEKQIADQARVHGLSETEVIEKVMLAPAAVKRLLEPSEVAAYVMFLCSEAAGGITGSAQVMDCGWTAR, encoded by the coding sequence ATGGGAGAAATGTCACAGAAGTGCGCGGTGGTGACGGGGGCGGCCAACGGCATTGGCCTTGCGGTGGCGCAGGCGCTGAGCGCCCAGGGGGCCCGGGTGCTGATGGCGGACCTGGATGCGGAGCGGGGCCAGGCGGCGGCCCGGGACTTGCCGGGAGCCCTCTTTCAGCGCACGGACATCGCCTCGCGCGAGGACTGCCAGGCGCTCATGGCCCGCGCGAAGCAGGAGTGGGGCCGGGTGGACATCCTGGTCAACAACGCGGGGCTCCAGCACGTCTCACCGGTGGAGGACTTCCCGGAGGACAAGTGGGAGCACCTCCTGCGCATCATGTTGATCGGCCCCTTCCTGCTGACGAAGTACGCGCTGCCGTTGATGTACGCCCAGCGCTGGGGACGCATCATCAACATGTCCTCGCTGCACGGGTTGGTGGCATCCCCCTACAAGTCCGCCTACGTCTCGGCCAAGCATGGCTTGATGGGGCTGACGAAGACGGTGGCGCTGGAGGCGGCGGACAAGGGCGTGACGGTGAACGCGGTCTGCCCCAGCTATGTGCGCACGCCCCTGGTGGAGAAGCAGATCGCGGATCAGGCCCGGGTCCACGGGCTGTCCGAGACGGAGGTCATCGAGAAGGTGATGCTGGCGCCCGCGGCGGTGAAGCGCCTGCTGGAGCCCTCCGAGGTGGCCGCCTACGTGATGTTCCTCTGCTCCGAGGCCGCCGGCGGCATCACCGGAAGCGCGCAGGTCATGGACTGCGGGTGGACCGCGCGGTAG
- a CDS encoding nucleoside monophosphate kinase: protein MAATSLLRTTPACPVDFEPPLPPGARTLQPVEGVPGAYMLAPVLSRAECEQLIAASEALGYAPKKSKRSGPPIRTNTRLLYEAHPGLSDTLAQRMRPHLEAIDVRTVGPWRLAEGSRLLNERWRMNRYAAGEEFFPHFDTGYELSRECRSLLSVILYLNDDFEEGETVFFPGGQTRDHMLPGDADAREIRVRPAAGTALVFHHFGPLNPRHSGLAPVPRPRSKYVIRTDVFYTRTPPPGSVTLFGRSPSSHRCVVLLGPPGAGKSTQLRQVSQALGYTGIDFGHCIRSESARSSELSARIQQFRRKRSALQDAAFGATGEHRRPSGWLPNALCLELLEKQLEGLGPTAGLVLDGFPRMRSQSNFLEGDRWQLLAAIHLRVEDATRAERLQGRTLDPTTGQTFHARQVPPAAEGSVVRRPEDAPGSVQARMVDWEQDTRPLLEHYAKRGVAVDVDGGGSPEAVTQAILQALSRRLLEEAVALFPPALATLLGEAPCDGVNHSSRLDSLVFRYAPPSGPALYLKLAPPWGAPLATEAAFLQSETARRLALQVPVFRGLFTLGGDVQALLTEELPGASAKRVAQACAQDSERAALVRHLAEALRTFHTSPPPEGLARYVLPSLLRRARERLQQGEVPPRNFTAKYGPPLEGLEALTRELDRLEAAAGTFPEGPHVLLHGDPCLPNFRVDATGAFTGCLDLSGAGTGDRYWDLALAHWSVRHNLGEPWAEAFLEASCGSTLDRDRLSFFSGLRRFLV from the coding sequence ATGGCCGCAACCTCCCTGTTGCGCACGACCCCGGCGTGCCCCGTCGACTTCGAGCCGCCGCTGCCCCCGGGCGCTCGCACCCTCCAGCCGGTCGAGGGCGTTCCTGGCGCGTACATGCTGGCCCCCGTCCTCTCCCGGGCGGAGTGCGAGCAGCTCATCGCGGCCTCCGAGGCGCTCGGCTATGCCCCCAAGAAGAGCAAGCGCTCCGGGCCGCCCATCCGTACCAACACCCGGCTGCTCTACGAGGCCCACCCCGGGCTGAGTGACACGCTGGCCCAGCGCATGCGCCCCCACCTGGAGGCCATTGACGTCCGCACGGTGGGGCCGTGGCGGCTGGCGGAAGGAAGCCGCCTGCTGAACGAGCGCTGGAGGATGAACCGCTATGCGGCGGGAGAGGAGTTCTTCCCCCACTTCGACACCGGCTATGAGCTCAGCCGGGAGTGCCGCTCGCTGCTGAGCGTCATCCTCTATCTCAACGATGACTTCGAGGAGGGCGAGACCGTCTTCTTCCCCGGCGGACAGACGCGGGACCACATGCTTCCGGGGGACGCGGATGCCCGCGAGATCCGCGTCCGGCCCGCCGCGGGAACTGCCCTGGTGTTCCATCACTTCGGGCCGCTGAACCCTCGCCACTCCGGGCTCGCGCCCGTCCCGAGGCCACGGTCCAAGTACGTGATTCGCACGGACGTCTTCTACACGCGGACACCTCCGCCCGGCAGTGTCACACTCTTTGGCCGGAGCCCCTCCAGCCACCGGTGCGTGGTGCTCCTGGGGCCTCCCGGCGCGGGCAAGAGCACCCAGCTTCGCCAGGTCTCCCAGGCGCTGGGCTACACCGGCATCGACTTCGGGCACTGCATTCGCAGCGAATCGGCACGCTCCAGCGAGCTGAGCGCGCGCATCCAGCAGTTCCGGCGCAAGCGCTCGGCCTTGCAGGACGCGGCCTTCGGCGCCACGGGCGAGCATCGGCGGCCCTCGGGGTGGTTGCCCAATGCGCTGTGTCTGGAGCTGCTGGAGAAGCAGCTCGAAGGCCTCGGCCCCACCGCCGGGCTGGTGCTCGATGGCTTTCCGCGCATGCGGTCCCAGTCCAACTTCCTCGAAGGCGACCGCTGGCAGTTGCTGGCCGCGATCCACCTGCGCGTGGAGGACGCCACGCGCGCGGAGCGGTTGCAGGGCCGCACCCTGGATCCCACCACGGGGCAGACCTTTCACGCCCGGCAGGTCCCCCCTGCCGCCGAGGGTTCCGTCGTCCGGCGCCCCGAAGATGCCCCGGGGTCCGTCCAGGCCCGGATGGTGGACTGGGAACAGGACACGCGTCCGCTCCTGGAGCACTACGCCAAGCGCGGCGTCGCCGTGGACGTGGACGGCGGCGGCTCGCCCGAAGCGGTGACGCAGGCCATCCTGCAGGCCCTGTCCCGGCGGCTCCTGGAGGAGGCCGTCGCACTGTTTCCTCCCGCCCTGGCCACGCTGCTCGGGGAGGCCCCCTGCGACGGGGTGAACCACTCGTCCCGCCTGGACTCGCTGGTGTTCCGCTACGCGCCACCGTCCGGCCCCGCCCTCTACCTCAAGCTGGCGCCCCCCTGGGGCGCCCCACTGGCCACCGAGGCGGCCTTCCTCCAGTCCGAGACCGCCCGGCGGCTGGCGCTCCAGGTGCCCGTGTTCCGGGGCCTCTTCACCCTGGGGGGAGACGTACAGGCCCTGCTCACCGAGGAGCTTCCGGGGGCTTCCGCCAAGCGCGTGGCCCAGGCCTGTGCCCAGGATTCGGAACGCGCGGCGCTCGTGCGTCACCTGGCCGAAGCCTTGCGAACGTTCCACACGTCACCGCCTCCGGAGGGCCTGGCCCGCTATGTCCTCCCGTCCCTGCTGCGGCGGGCCCGGGAGCGTCTCCAGCAGGGAGAAGTCCCACCGCGCAACTTCACCGCCAAGTATGGCCCGCCTCTGGAAGGCCTCGAGGCGCTGACGCGGGAGCTCGACCGGCTGGAGGCCGCAGCGGGGACGTTCCCTGAAGGGCCTCACGTCCTGCTCCACGGCGACCCGTGCTTGCCCAACTTCCGGGTGGATGCCACCGGGGCGTTCACCGGATGCCTGGATCTGTCGGGCGCTGGCACCGGAGACCGGTACTGGGATCTGGCCCTGGCCCACTGGTCCGTGCGGCACAACCTCGGGGAGCCCTGGGCGGAGGCCTTCCTCGAGGCCAGCTGCGGGAGCACCCTCGATCGGGACCGCTTGAGCTTCTTCAGCGGTCTGCGCAGGTTCCTGGTGTGA
- a CDS encoding PEP/pyruvate-binding domain-containing protein, giving the protein MRPFPLLLAALTLVCACSGDSSSGEAPVLEGACALEDSASPPAFLARLGCQNDFNALASEPLDTSIPGARSVKVVLDQFDNDTLYFQNSTAYAIHYAFVSTNLSGAGKPLVGSLADFNQTEYYAPDRRFLLGSVTYYEGPEVWALEIAPYDTASAALMTKLYGAVRKAGFFGPSLFFHPTSQAVEAEAKKLAASVPVKTTHELFAAIDYQPLNLASSTGRLRFVNAADLETAYLSYRDIVVLDRVPNDISVVLGLITEEFQTPLSHVNVLSQNRKTPNMGLRNATANAQLRALDGKWVRLTVGAFTWNITEVTSAEADAYWEAHKPAPVQLPAADLTVTDLRDIGQAVTEGSGSLRDAIKRAIPAFGGKAAHYAVLANTPGLPVRQAFVIPAAYYVQFMEENGFYERLDALMADPAFQADPAVRDTRLKEFRDAMEQAPVNARFQALLKAKLAADYPGLTLRFRTSTNSEDLEGFPCAGCYESHTGDPSDWEDVLDAIRETWASIWLFRTFEERAYSSIDHKAVVMALLVHHNFPDEEANGVALTANPFDPSGLQPGLYVNVQAGGDAEVVHPPPGITSDQFIYEFHQPGLPITYLSHSNLVKEGETVLTPAQVFELGKALDAIHERFAPAYGPRAGNTGWYAMDVEFKFDAEPGQVPTLTVKQARPHPGRGP; this is encoded by the coding sequence TTGCGTCCCTTCCCCCTGCTTCTCGCGGCCCTGACGCTGGTCTGCGCCTGCTCCGGTGATTCCTCCTCCGGCGAGGCGCCCGTTCTGGAGGGAGCCTGTGCGCTGGAGGATTCCGCCTCCCCCCCCGCCTTCCTGGCCCGCCTCGGGTGCCAGAACGACTTCAACGCCCTCGCCTCCGAGCCCCTCGACACCAGCATCCCGGGCGCTCGCTCGGTGAAGGTCGTGCTGGATCAGTTCGACAACGACACGCTCTACTTCCAGAACAGCACGGCGTACGCGATTCACTACGCGTTCGTCTCCACGAACCTCTCGGGCGCGGGCAAGCCGCTCGTGGGCTCGCTCGCGGACTTCAACCAGACCGAGTACTACGCCCCCGATCGCCGCTTCCTGCTGGGCTCCGTCACCTATTACGAGGGGCCGGAGGTCTGGGCGCTGGAGATCGCCCCCTACGACACCGCCTCCGCGGCGCTGATGACGAAGCTGTACGGCGCCGTCCGCAAGGCGGGGTTCTTCGGCCCCTCGCTCTTCTTCCACCCGACGTCCCAGGCCGTCGAGGCCGAGGCGAAGAAGCTGGCGGCCTCCGTGCCGGTGAAGACGACTCACGAGCTGTTCGCGGCCATCGACTACCAGCCGCTCAACCTCGCGTCCTCGACCGGCAGGCTGCGGTTCGTCAACGCGGCGGACCTGGAGACGGCCTATCTGTCCTACCGCGACATCGTCGTGTTGGACCGGGTGCCCAACGACATCTCCGTGGTGCTGGGCCTCATCACCGAGGAGTTCCAGACGCCCCTGTCCCACGTGAACGTCCTGTCCCAGAACCGGAAGACGCCCAACATGGGGCTGCGCAACGCCACGGCCAACGCCCAGCTCCGGGCGCTCGATGGGAAGTGGGTGCGGCTCACCGTGGGCGCCTTCACCTGGAACATCACGGAGGTGACAAGCGCCGAGGCGGATGCCTACTGGGAGGCGCACAAGCCCGCCCCCGTGCAGCTGCCCGCCGCCGACCTGACCGTCACGGACCTGCGCGACATCGGCCAGGCCGTCACCGAGGGCTCGGGCTCCCTGCGGGATGCCATCAAGCGCGCCATCCCCGCCTTCGGCGGCAAGGCCGCCCACTACGCGGTGCTCGCCAACACCCCGGGCCTTCCCGTGCGCCAGGCCTTCGTCATTCCCGCCGCGTACTACGTGCAGTTCATGGAGGAGAACGGTTTCTACGAGCGCCTGGACGCGCTGATGGCGGACCCCGCGTTCCAGGCGGACCCGGCGGTGCGGGACACGCGCCTCAAGGAGTTCCGGGACGCCATGGAGCAGGCGCCCGTGAATGCCAGGTTCCAGGCCCTGCTCAAGGCCAAGCTGGCCGCGGACTACCCCGGGCTCACCCTGCGCTTCCGCACCAGCACGAACAGCGAGGACCTGGAGGGGTTCCCCTGCGCCGGGTGCTACGAGTCCCATACCGGCGACCCCAGCGACTGGGAGGATGTCCTCGACGCCATCCGGGAAACCTGGGCCAGCATCTGGCTGTTCCGCACCTTCGAGGAGCGCGCCTACAGCAGCATCGACCACAAGGCCGTCGTGATGGCGCTGCTCGTCCACCACAACTTCCCGGACGAAGAGGCCAACGGCGTGGCGCTCACCGCGAACCCCTTTGATCCGTCGGGCTTGCAGCCCGGCCTCTACGTGAACGTTCAGGCCGGAGGCGACGCGGAGGTGGTCCACCCGCCCCCGGGCATCACCAGCGACCAGTTCATCTACGAGTTCCATCAGCCCGGCCTGCCCATCACGTACCTGTCCCACTCCAACCTCGTGAAGGAGGGAGAGACGGTCCTGACACCCGCCCAGGTCTTCGAGCTGGGCAAGGCCCTGGATGCGATCCACGAGCGCTTCGCTCCGGCCTATGGGCCCCGGGCGGGCAACACGGGCTGGTACGCGATGGATGTCGAATTCAAGTTCGACGCCGAGCCCGGCCAAGTCCCCACCTTGACCGTCAAACAGGCCCGCCCCCATCCCGGGCGGGGACCGTGA
- a CDS encoding cysteine hydrolase family protein, with translation MSEHRSKSALLIIDVLNDLEFPGGEKVLPWAQKMVERLAPVAEQARRAKVPVIYVNDNFGQWRSNFGELYAYCTRPGARGREVARALKPGPDDYFIVKPKHSAFFSTALVPLLEYLGTEHLILSGIATNLCVFFSAHDAHMHEYNSTVLSDCCCAESDADHDIALDQLKRFLKMRICRGDELDMASLGKDVKGSPAPRGHH, from the coding sequence ATGTCCGAACACCGTTCCAAGTCAGCGCTGCTGATCATCGACGTCCTCAACGATCTGGAGTTTCCCGGGGGCGAGAAGGTCCTGCCCTGGGCGCAGAAGATGGTCGAGCGGCTCGCCCCGGTCGCCGAGCAGGCCCGGCGCGCGAAGGTGCCGGTCATCTACGTCAATGACAACTTCGGCCAATGGCGCAGCAACTTCGGCGAGCTCTACGCGTACTGCACCCGGCCCGGAGCCCGCGGCCGGGAGGTCGCCCGCGCCCTCAAGCCGGGCCCGGACGACTACTTCATCGTCAAGCCCAAGCACTCGGCCTTCTTCTCGACGGCGCTCGTGCCGCTCCTGGAGTACCTGGGCACCGAGCACCTGATCCTCTCCGGGATCGCCACGAACCTCTGTGTCTTCTTCAGCGCGCATGACGCGCACATGCACGAGTACAACAGCACCGTGCTGAGCGATTGCTGCTGCGCCGAGAGCGATGCCGATCACGACATCGCCCTGGATCAGCTCAAGCGGTTCCTCAAGATGCGGATCTGCCGGGGGGACGAGCTGGACATGGCGAGCCTGGGCAAGGACGTCAAGGGCTCCCCGGCGCCCCGAGGACATCACTGA